The nucleotide sequence TCGGCCTCGCGCTGCGCGTCGGCCATGGCCTGCTGCGGCGTCTTCGAGCCGGTCAGCATGGCCTGCAGGGCGTCATTCAGCGACTTGGTCACGCGCTGGTTCTCGTGGGTGGAGAACTCGGCCACGCTGACCGACAGCTGGTCGCGCGCCACGGTGGCGGCGGGTACTTCGGCGGCGTACTTCTTCATCTTGTCGGTTTCCCACGCCGCCGGCGTGACGGCCACGTAGCCGGTGGCGATGCTCCAGTCGGCCGCGCGTTCCGGCGTGGTGGCCCACTGCGCGAACTTCAGCGCGGCCGCCTGCTGCTCGGGCGTGCCGCTCTTGAAAATATAGAAGTTGCCGCCGCCGGTGGGGCTGCCGCCGCGCTTGGCCTTGGGCATCATGGCCACGCCGAACGGGAAGTCGGCGTTCTTGCGGATGTTGGTCAGGTTGCCGGTGGTGGTCCAGACGATGGCCGCTTTCTTTTCCAGGAAGTCCTTGGGCGTGGTGCCCCAGTCGACCGTGCCGCGCGGCATCACCCCGTGCTTGGCCGACAGGTCGTTCCAGAACTGCGCCGCCTCGATCACCGCGGGTTTGTCCAGGTACACCTGGTTGCCTTCCTCGTTCATCAGGATGGCGTCGTTGGGCGTGGTCAGGGCCTGGAACAGCCAGTACGCGAATGCGCCGCCCGACGGGATCTTGATGCCCCACTGCGTGACGTTGCCGGACGCATCTTTCTTGGTGAGCTTCTTGCTGTAGTCGACCAGCTCGTCCCAGGTGGCGGGGGCGTGTTCGGGGTCCAGGCCGGCCGCCTTGAACAGGTCTTTGTTGTAGTACATCACGATGGTCGAGCGCTGGAACGGCACGCCCCACACGTGGCCGCCAGTGCGGCTGTTCTGCATGAAGGCGTCGTAGAACCCGCCCAGCCATTTCTTGTCGGCGTCGGACTTGGCCAGCCCGTCGACGGGCACGATGGCGTCTTCGTCGATGAGCGTGAACATGTCGGTCGACAGCAGCACCGCCAGCTGCGGCGGCGTGCCGCCCTTCAGCGCGGTCAGGGCCTTGGCGATGGAGTCCTGGTACGAGCCGGCGTAAATGGGCTTGATGTCGATGCCGGGGTTGTCTTTCTCGAACGCCGCGACCATGTCGTCGACGATCTTGGTAATGGGGCCGCCCACGGCCACCGGGTAGTAGAACTCGACTTCTACGGGCTTGTCCTGCGCATACAGCGGCAGCGAGAAAAAGGCGCCGGCCAGGGCGGCTGCCAGGGCTTTGAGGGCGATGCGTCGCATGATGGCTTTTCCTAGAGGGAACCGGCGCCGGAGCGCCCGGGGGTGGAGATGACCGCCGTGTCGGCGGCGAAGAAATGCTGGTGCTCGGGCCGCCACGACAGGCCCAGCGCGTCGCCGGCGGTGGCGCGCAGGTGTCCCGCCACGCGCACGGCCACGCCGCTGCTGTTGCCCATGCGGCACACCACGATGGAATCGGCGCCGAAGTACTCCACGCTTTCCACGCTGGCGGGCCGTCCATCGGCATCGATGCGTATGTGTTCGGGGCGCACGCCCAGGCGCGCCGCGCCGGGCGGCGCGTGCGGCACGGGCGCATCCCGCAGGCCGTCGATGACGTGCGCGCCGCCCTGCTCGGCCAGGCCGATCAGGTTCATGGGGGGCGTGCCGATGAAGCGCGCCGCGAACTCGGTGGCGGGCCGGGCATACAACCCGTCGGGCGTGTCCAGCTGCTCGATGCGGCCGTTGCGCAGCAGCACCACCTGGTCGGCCATGCTCATGGCTTCGGTCTGGTCGTGCGTGACATACACCATGGTGATGCCCAGCGCCTGCTGCAGGGCGCGGATCTCGCGCCGCATGTCGTGGCGCAGCTGCGCGTCCAGGTTCGACAGCGGTTCGTCCATCAGGCACACCGGCGCTTCGGAAATGACCGCGCGGCCCAGCGCCACGCGCTGCTGCTGCCCGCCCGACAGCTGCGAGGGCTTGCGGTCCAGCAGCGGCGACAGGCCCAGCAGCTCGGCCACGCGCTGCAGGCGGCGCGGGTAGTCGGCCGCCGGTTCTTTACGGACCTTCAGGCCGAACAGGATGTTCTCGCGCACCGACAGATGCGGGAACAGGGCATACGACTGGAACACCATCGAGATATGGCGCTGCGACGG is from Bordetella petrii and encodes:
- a CDS encoding ABC transporter ATP-binding protein, with protein sequence MSTLILEDLTKQYGEAAAIQGVGFTAPAGSFTVLLGPSGCGKSTTLRMIAGLDTPTSGRIRIGDRDVTLLPPSQRHISMVFQSYALFPHLSVRENILFGLKVRKEPAADYPRRLQRVAELLGLSPLLDRKPSQLSGGQQQRVALGRAVISEAPVCLMDEPLSNLDAQLRHDMRREIRALQQALGITMVYVTHDQTEAMSMADQVVLLRNGRIEQLDTPDGLYARPATEFAARFIGTPPMNLIGLAEQGGAHVIDGLRDAPVPHAPPGAARLGVRPEHIRIDADGRPASVESVEYFGADSIVVCRMGNSSGVAVRVAGHLRATAGDALGLSWRPEHQHFFAADTAVISTPGRSGAGSL
- a CDS encoding ABC transporter substrate-binding protein, whose translation is MRRIALKALAAALAGAFFSLPLYAQDKPVEVEFYYPVAVGGPITKIVDDMVAAFEKDNPGIDIKPIYAGSYQDSIAKALTALKGGTPPQLAVLLSTDMFTLIDEDAIVPVDGLAKSDADKKWLGGFYDAFMQNSRTGGHVWGVPFQRSTIVMYYNKDLFKAAGLDPEHAPATWDELVDYSKKLTKKDASGNVTQWGIKIPSGGAFAYWLFQALTTPNDAILMNEEGNQVYLDKPAVIEAAQFWNDLSAKHGVMPRGTVDWGTTPKDFLEKKAAIVWTTTGNLTNIRKNADFPFGVAMMPKAKRGGSPTGGGNFYIFKSGTPEQQAAALKFAQWATTPERAADWSIATGYVAVTPAAWETDKMKKYAAEVPAATVARDQLSVSVAEFSTHENQRVTKSLNDALQAMLTGSKTPQQAMADAQREADRILRAYR